The following coding sequences are from one Capsicum annuum cultivar UCD-10X-F1 chromosome 3, UCD10Xv1.1, whole genome shotgun sequence window:
- the LOC107864076 gene encoding probable galacturonosyltransferase-like 7 codes for MFWVTKFSGFFAAAMVMIVLSPSLQSFPPAEAIRSSHLESYLRFPSQVTNNIPLNRFSFRKAPLFRNADECASNNKRICDPSLVHVAITLDVEYLRGSIAAVHSILHHSRCPESVFFHFLVSETNLETVVRSTFPELKFKIYYFNPERVRKIISTSVRQALEQPLNYARNYLADLLEPCVNRVIYLDSDIVVVDDIAKLWRTNLGKKTIGAPEYCHANFTKYFTKSFWSEPRFSGTFSGRNACYFNTGVMVIDLQKWRRVGYTKRIEKWMDIQKVNRIYELGSLPPYLLVFAGHVAPIEHRWNQHGLGGDNVRGSCRDLHPGPVSLLHWSGSGKPWIRLDSKKPCPLDSLWAPYDLYGFSSVVLSHQSWLRTRKTVVRYCKKRGVIHIIKSKGERPIAVFGSFCSGEDWWVCREKESKETVMLQLIRCPIARISFDTKI; via the exons ATGTTCTGGGTCACCAAGTTTTCTGGATTTTTCGCCGCTGCAATGGTAATGATTGTGTTATCCCCTTCTTTACAATCGTTTCCACCTGCTGAAGCTATTAGATCTTCACACCTTGAATCCTATCTCAGATTTCCCAGTCAAGTTACCAACAATATACCGCTTAATCGCTTCTCATTTCGTAAAGCCCCTTTATTCAGAAATGCCGATGAATGTGCTAGTAATAACAAAAGAATATGTGATCCTTCGCTTGTTCATGTTGCTATTACTCTTGATGTTGAGTATCTTCGTGGTTCAATTGCTGCTGTTCATTCAATTTTACACCATTCTAGATGTCCGGAGAGTGTGTTCTTCCACTTTCTCGTTTCCGAAACCAACCTCGAAACCGTAGTTCGATCCACTTTCCCGGAGTTGAAATTCAAGATATATTACTTCAACCCTGAACGTGTGAGGAAAATCATCTCCACTTCTGTTCGGCAAGCCCTTGAACAGCCGTTAAACTACGCGAGAAATTACCTGGCTGATCTACTGGAGCCCTGTGTTAATCGCGTTATCTATTTAGATTCCGATATTGTAGTTGTCGATGACATTGCCAAACTATGGCGTACAAATTTGGGCAAAAAAACAATCGGAGCACCGGAGTACTGTCACGCCAATTTCACCAAGTACTTTACGAAATCGTTTTGGTCAGAACCTAGATTTTCCGGGACATTCTCCGGGCGGAACGCGTGTTACTTCAACACAGGGGTAATGGTAATAGATCTGCAGAAATGGAGACGGGTCGGGTACACGAAACGGATAGAGAAATGGATGGACATACAAAAAGTTAATCGGATCTATGAACTCGGGTCATTGCCGCCCTATCTATTGGTCTTCGCCGGACACGTGGCACCCATTGAGCACCGGTGGAACCAGCACGGTTTAGGCGGCGACAATGTAAGGGGAAGTTGCCGGGATTTACATCCCGGTCCGGTTAGTTTACTTCATTGGTCCGGTTCAGGTAAACCGTGGATTCGGCTCGATTCAAAAAAACCATGTCCACTTGATTCACTATGGGCACCGTACGATTTGTATGGATTTTCATCG GTTGTCCTTTCACATcaaagttggctaaggactaggAAAACAGTAGTAAGGTACTGTAAAAAGAGGGGTGTCATTCACATTATAAAATCAAAAGGAGAGAGACCTATTGCTGTATTTGGCAGTTTTTGCAGTGGTGAGGACTGGTGGGTATGTAGGGAGAAAGAATCCAAGGAAACCGTGATGTTACAACTTATTAGGTGCCCAATTGCACGGATTTCTTTTGATACAAAGATCTAA